From a region of the Panicum virgatum strain AP13 chromosome 2K, P.virgatum_v5, whole genome shotgun sequence genome:
- the LOC120691886 gene encoding NAC transcription factor NAM-B2-like, producing the protein MRSMESTDSSSGSAPPRRRQQQQKQAGSAPDLPPGFRFHPTDEELVVHYLKKKAASAPLPVAIIAEVDLYKFDPWELPDKATFGEHEWYFFSPRDRKYPNGARPNRAATSGYWKATGTDKPILAYTGSREKVGVKKALVFYRGKPPKGLKTNWIMHEYRLADAPGSATAHRPPPGAGGGKATSLRLDDWVLCRIYKKTNKLGLGDHQRSLECEDSVEDAVVAAYHTHAAAPVVAAAGGGGGNYTSLLHHHNGHEDHSFLDGLLTAEDAAGLSAGASSLSHLAAAARAAPSATKQLLVPSSTPFDWLDTSALAILPPTKRFHGYSSSRDTTTDGGMSLSSPSDRNHLAAVGAGAVDNGASGGGGGASAIPAFLNPLGVQAAVTYHHHAILGTPVPPEAAAAAACTFQHPYQLSGVNWNP; encoded by the exons ATGAGGTCCATGGAGAGCACGGACTCGTCGTCCGGCTcggcgccaccgcggcggcggcagcagcagcagaagcaggcgGGATCGGCGCCGGACCTCCCGCCGGGGTTCCGGTTCCACCCGACGGACGAGGAGCTCGTCgtccactacctcaagaagaaggccgcctccgcgccgctgcCCGTCGCCATTATCGCCGAGGTCGACCTCTACAAGTTCGACCCGTGGGAGCTCCCTG ATAAGGCGACCTTCGGGGAGCACGAGTGGTACTTCTTCAGCCCAAGGGACCGCAAGTACCCCAACGGAGCGCGGCCGAACAGGGCGGCGACGTCTGGCTACTGGAAGGCCACCGGCACCGACAAGCCCATCCTGGCATACACCGGCAGCCGCGAGAAGGTCGGCGTCAAGAAGGCGCTCGTCTTCTACCGCGGCAAGCCGCCCAAGGGCCTCAAGACCAACTGGATCATGCACGAGTACCGCCTCGCGGACGCCCCAGGttccgccaccgcccaccggccgccgcccggcgccggcggtggcaagGCCACCTCTCTCAGG CTGGACGACTGGGTGTTGTGCCGCATCTACAAGAAGACCAACAAGCTCGGACTCGGAGATCACCAGAGGAGCCTGGAGTGCGAGGACTCCGTCGAGGACGCGGTGGTGGCCGCGTACCAtacccacgccgccgcgcctgtCGTGGCCGCCGCGGGGGGAGGAGGCGGAAACTACACCTCGCTGCTCCACCATCATAACGGCCACGAGGACCACTCATTCCTAGACGGCCTGCTCACTGCGGAGGACGCCGCCGGCCTCTCGGCGGGCGCCAGCTCCCTGAGCCatctcgccgcggcggcgagggcggctccaTCAGCCACCAAGCAGCTGCTCGTCCCCTCCTCCACCCCGTTCGACTGGCTCGACACGTCAGCGCTCGCGATCCTTCCTCCGACAAAGAGGTTTCATGggtacagcagcagcagagacaCCACCACTGACGGCGGTATGTCCCTGTCGTCGCCGTCCGACAGAAACCACCTGGCTGCTGTTGGCGCCGGTGCCGTCGACAatggcgccagcggcggcggcggcggcgctagtgCCATTCCTGCGTTCCTCAATCCGCTCGGCGTGCAAGCCGCGGTGACCTACCACCACCACGCCATTCTCGGCACGCCGGTGCCGCCGGAAgctgccgcagccgccgcctgcaCTTTCCAGCATCCCTACCAGCTCTCCGGGGTGAACTGGAACCCGTGA
- the LOC120691905 gene encoding probable arabinosyltransferase ARAD1 — translation MWERGRPPRKPRPSPIIVPPPPPSPPPRLNLLLPRSLLALAARAMPSRRPSPVLLLLLALALALLFLLLSPSSPSASRLSRSLASGYASASSSPASPAAPPAPVKIYMYDLPPKFTYGVVRSYTAARAPSGSADAAAVLPDEQLRYPGHQHLAEWWLFKDLLRRRPRDRPVARVDDPRDADLFYVPFFSSLSLVVNPIRPPAAANASGVAAAYSDEAMQDELLEWLERQPYWRRHWGRDHVFICQDPNALYRVIDWISNAILLVSDFGRLRTDQASLVKDVILPYSHRINSFKGDVGIDGRPSLLFFMGNRYRKEGGKVRDALFQILENEEDVTIKHGAQSRESRRAATRGMHSSKFCLHPAGDTPSACRLFDALVSLCVPVIVSDYIELPFEDVIDYSSISIFVGTSKAVQPGYLTSMLRRVSSERILEYQREINKVKRFFEYEDPNGPVNEIWRQVSLKAPLVKLLINRNKRLVERGTNGTDCSCICSTTPTDMITAG, via the exons ATGTGGGAGCGCGGCAGGCCGCCCCGCAAGCCGCGCCCGTCCCCGATCattgtgccgccgccgcctccgtcgccgcctccccgccTGAACCTTCTGCTCCCCAGATCcctcctcgcgctcgccgcgcgcgccatgccgtcgcgccgcccctccccggtCCTCCTACTCCTCCtggcgctcgcgctcgcgctcctcttcctcctcctctccccgtCGTCCCCCTCCGCTTCCCGCCTCTCCCGCTCCCTCGCCTCCGGCTACGCTTCCGCCTCCTCGTCTCCGGCGTCCCCCGCTGCTCCGCCCGCCCCCGTCAAGATCTACATGTACGACCTGCCGCCCAAGTTCACCTACGGCGTCGTGCGCAGCTacacggccgcgcgcgcgccctcgGGGTCGGCGGACGCCGCCGCTGTGCTCCCCGACGAGCAGCTGCGGTACCCGGGGCACCAGCACTTGGCGGAGTGGTGGCTCTTCAAggacctgctccgccgccggccgcgcgacCGCCCGGTGGCACGCGTGGACGATCCGCGCGACGCTGACCTCTTCTATGTGCCCTTCTTCTCCTCCCTCAGCCTCGTAGTCAACCCCATCCGCCCCCCGGCGGCAGCCAACGCCTCTGGGGTGGCGGCAGCGTACAGCGACGAGGCCATGCAGGATGAGCTGCTGGAGTGGCTGGAGAGGCAGCCGtactggaggcggcactggggGAGGGATCACGTTTTCATCTGCCAGGATCCCAACGCGCTGTACAGGGTGATCGACTGGATTAGCAATGCCATACTCCTGGTCTCTGATTTTGGCCGGTTGCGCACCGACCAGGCATCCCTCGTCAAGGATGTCATCCTGCCCTACTCACACCGAATCAACTCTTTCAAGGGTGACGTCGGGATAGATGGTCGGCCCTCTTTGCTGTTCTTCATGGGCAACCGATACCGCAAGGAG GGTGGTAAGGTCCGTGATGCACTTTTCCAAATTCTTGAGAATGAGGAAGATGTAACCATAAAACATGGAGCTCAATCAAGAGAGAGTCGCCGTGCAGCTACACGAGGAATGCACTCATCAAAATTTTGTCTCCATCCTGCTGGAGACACTCCCTCAGCCTGCAGATTGTTTGATGCTCTTGTCAGTTTATGTGTTCCTGTTATAGTGAGTGATTACATTGAACTACCATTCGAAGATGTTATAGACTACAGTAGCATATCAATTTTTGTCGGGACAAGCAAGGCAGTACAACCTGGATACTTAACTTCAATGCTTCGAAGAGTAAGTTCAGAGAGGATTCTGGAGTACCAGAGAGAAATAAACAAG GTAAAACGTTTCTTTGAGTATGAAGATCCAAATGGACCAGTGAATGAGATATGGCGCCAAGTATCCCTAAAAGCACCATTGGTAAAATTGTTGATTAACCGCAACAAACGCCTGGTTGAAAGAGGCACCAATGGAACAGATTGCTCGTGCATATGCTCTACAACCCCTACTGACATGATCACAGCTGggtga